The window CGGACTACGAGCTCCTCGGCGAGTCGGCCGCCGGCAGCGACGACGAGGTGTGGTGGTCGACACCGGCCGTGGCCGATGGCGCGCTGTTCGTGCGCTCGAGCGACGCGGTGAGCTGCATCCGCTGACGCCGCCGCCGCTCACACGGCCCCCCGCGCCGCCTCCTCGCCGCGCAGTGCCGCTGCCGTGCGCCGAAACGCGACGACTTGTGTCTTCCCGATGAGCCCCGCGAGGCGGTACCGGGCCCGGGCCAGCTTCCCGCCGCCGGCGGCACGGTAGCGCCAGAGGTCGAGCGGCTCGAGTGCCTCCCTCCAACTGCGGCGCAGGAAGCGGACCACCGGGGCGACGTGGGGATGCGGGGCGTCGTCCATCACCAGGACGCCGCCGGAACCGAGCAGGCGGACGGCGTAGTAGCAGTCGACGAACACGTTTTCAAAGAGGTGCGAGCCGTCGACGTAGACGATGCCGAAGCGCCGACCGGCGGCGACGAGGCGCGGCAGCACCAGTGCCGACGGTTCCTCGATCACCTCGACATAGGGTGCGAGGCCGGCCCGCTCGACACTCAGCCGGCCGACGTCGTCGAACGCCGCGCGCTGGAACGGATCGATCGCCAGATGCTGCCCCGCAGGCCTCACGCCGCGGTCGGCGAGGCTGCCGGCCAGCGCCAGGGCCGACGCGCCCAGCGCCAGCCCGACCTCGAGCGTCGCCTCGGGGCGGAGGTCGTCGGCCAGCCCGCGGAGGATGGCCAGCGTGTTGACGCTCGAGAGCGTGGCCGGATCGGTGAACGGCCGCCCCGACCGGCCGGCGACGCGCCCGGCGGCGAGGTTCACGAACAGGTCTTCGATCTGCGGCCGGCAAAACGCCAGACGCCGCCACTCCTGCTCCACGTCGCCGTCTCCACAAACCACGTCCGCCCCGCGCCCGGGGCACGGGGCGGGGGGCCGAGGCTATCATGGTGCAGCCGTGGCGGAGAAGCGACCGGCCCGCCGCCGCGCCCTCCTCTGCGCGAGGCCGACGATGTTCGAACTGCTCTGCGGCGGCTTCGACCGGGCGTTGCTCTGCGGCCGCGGCCGCACGCGGCGTGACCTCCTCCAGGCCGGGGCGCTGGCGGCTGTCGGCCTGTCGCTGCCGCAGTACGCGCGGGCTGCCGCCGAGGGGCGCGTCCGCCCCGGCCACGAGAAGCGCTCGTGCATCATGATCTTCAACCTCGGGGGGCCGAGCCAGCTCGACCTCTGGGACATGAAGCCCGACGCGGCGGCCGAGATCCGCGGCCCGTTCGCGCCGATCCGCACCGCCAGCGACGCCTTCGAGATCTCCGAACTGCTGCCGAAGCACGCCGCGATCGCCGACCGGTTCTCGCTCGTCCGCTCCTGCCACCACGACGGCGCCGCCGTCCACGACGCCGGCTGGCAGATGATGCAGACCGGGCGCCGGTTCACCGGCGGGATCAATTCGCCGCACGCCGGCAGCGTCGCCAGCTACCTCCTCGGGCGGCGCAGCGACCTGCCGCCGTTCGTCGTCCTCCCGCAGCTCATGGGGCGCGGCGGCGGCAACCTCCCCAACGGCCAGGCCGGCGGGTTTCTCGGCAAGGCCCACGACCCGTTCGCACTGATGGCCGACCCGTCGCAGCCCGAGTTCCGCGTCCCCGACCTCCTTCCCCCCGACCAGTTCGCCGGCGCGCGCCTCGACCGGCGGCGGAAGATGCGCGACATGGTGGAGGCCAGCGCCGCGGCGTTCGAAGCCAGCGAAGACGCGCGCCTTCTCGACGACAATTTTCACGCCGCCTGGCGGATCATGACCAGCCAGGCGGCGCGCGAGGCCTTCGAGCTGTCGCGCGAGCCCCCCGAGGTGCGCGAGCGCTACGGGATGAACCGCTTCGGGCAGTGCTGCCTGCTCGCCCGGCGGCTGGTGGAGAGCGGCGTCCGGTTCGTGACGATCAACACCTTCCTCACCGTGTTCGACGAGATCACCTGGGACATCCACGGCTCCAAGCCGTTCACGTCGATCGCCGGGATGAAGGAGATCGTCTGCCCGATGTACGACCAGGCCTACTCGGCGCTGATCGAGGATCTCGCGCAGCGCGGCCTCCTCGGCGACACGCTCGTCGCCGGGCTGGCGGAGTTCGGCCGGACGCCGAAGGTCAATCCCGCCGGCGGCCGCGACCACTGGCCGCAGTGCTTCACCTGCTCGTTCGCCGGCGGGGGCGTGCAGGGGGGCCGCGTGGTCGGCGCGAGCGACGCGATCGGCGGCTTCCCCGCGGAGCGCCCCGTGCGCCCCGGCGACATCGTGGCGACGATCTTCCATTCGCTCGGCCTCGACCATGGCGGGATCCTGCCCGGCCCGGCCGGGCGCCCGTTCGCGCTCACCGACTTCGGCACCGAGCCGATCCGCGAGCTGTTTTCCTGATCGGGGAGTGACCATGCGACCACGCCTCCTGTCGCTCGCCGTGCTCGTGGCCGCCGTCGCCAGGACGGCACCGGGGGGCGACGTCGCGCCGCCGAGCTTCACGCTCGACGTCGTTCCGATCCTCTCCAAGGCCGGCTGCAACGGCGGCGGCTGCCACGGGGCGCTGGCCGGCAAGGGGGGCCTGCGGCTGTCGCTGTTCGGCTACGATCCCGCCGCCGACCACCGGGCGATCACGCGCGACGCCCTCGGCCGGCGCGTCGACCGCGCCGACCCCGGTGCGAGCCTGCTGTTGGCCAAGCCGACGACCGCCGTCGCCCACAAGGGAGGCCGGCGCCTCGATCCCGACGGTCCCGACTACGCCCTTCTCGCGGCGTGGATCGGTGCCGGCGGCCCCGGCCCCGACCCTGGCGAGCGGCGCTTGACCGCGATCGAGGTCAGCCCCGCGGAGGCGTCTCTCGCCCCCGGCACGACCGCGCCCCTGACGGTGACGGCGACCTACTCCGACGGCAGCCGGCGCGACGTCACGCCCCACACCCGGTTCGCCGCCACCGACGAGGCGGTGGCCACGGTCGATCCCGCCGGGAGCGTGACGGTCGTCGGCCCCGGGGCCGGCGGCGTGACCGCCTGGTATTCGTCGCGCGTGGCCGTCGCCCGGATCGTCGCGCCGTTCGCCCACGACGTTCCCGCGGCGGTGTTCGCCGCGGCGCCGCGGGCCAACGTCATCGACGAGCTCGTCCTCGAGCAGCTCGCCGCGCTGCACCTCGAGCCGTCGCCCGCGTGCGACGACGCCACGTTCGTGCGCCGCGCGTTTGTCGACACGATCGGCCGGCTGCCCACGCCCGAGGAGGTGCGCCGGTTCCTCGCCGACACCGCCCCCGGCAAGCACGAGCGGCTGGTGGAGCTGCTCCTCGCGCGGCCGGAGTTCGTCGACTACTGGGCCTGGAAGTGGTCCGACCTGTTGCTCGTCACCGGCTCCAAGCTCCGCCCCCCGGCGGTCGCCGCCTACCACCGCTGGATCCGCGACCGCGTCGCCGACGGCACGCCGTGGGACGAATTCGCGCGCCGGGTCGTGACCGCGAAGGGGTCGAGCGCCGTCGACGGCGCCACCAACTTCTTCGCCGTCCACCAGGACCCCGAAGCGATGGCGGAAAACGTCAGCCAGGCGTTTCTCGGCCTGTCGATCGGCTGCGCGAAGTGCCACGACCACCCGCTCGAGAAATGGACCAACGACCAGTACTACGCCTTCGCCAACCTGTTCGCGCGCGTCCGCGCCAAGGGCTGGGGGGGCGACGCCCGCAACGGCGACGGCCAGCGCACGCTGTATGTCGAGTCGAGTGGCGACCTGATCCAGCCGCGCACCGGCCGGCCGCAGCCGCCGGCGCCGCTCGACGGCACGCCGCTGCCTGCCGACTTCACCGGCGACCGGCGCGAGGCGCTCGCCGCCTGGCTCACCTCCCCCGACAATCCGTCGTTCACCCGCGCCATCGTCAATCGCGTGTGGGCCAATTTCTTCTCCGTCGGTCTGGTCGAGCCGGTCGACGACCTCCGCGCCACCAATCCCGCCGCCAACGAGAAGCTGCTCTCGGCGCTGGCCGATCATCTGGTCGCCCACCGCTACGACCTCAAGGCGCTGATGCGTTTGATCCTCGCCAGCCACACCTACCGCCGCTCGGCCGTGGCGCTCCCGACCAACGCCGGCGACCGGCGCTCGTTTGCCCGCGCCTACCCGCGGCGCCTCGCCGCCGAGGTCCTCGCCGACGCGATCGCCGACGTCACGGGCGTGCGCGACGCGTTCACCGAGATCGCCCTCAACGACGGCTCGACCGAGAAGACGACCGCCTACGGCGCCGACACCCGCGCGCTGCAGGTCGCCGACGCCGCCGTGAAGAGCCCGTTCCTCGCCACGTTCGGCCGCAACCCCCGCGACATCACCTGCGAGTGCGAGCGCAGCAACCAGCCGAGCCTCGTCCAGGTCCTCGCCCTCTCCAACGGCGCCGCGATCAACGACAAGCTCGCCGCCAAGGGGGGACGGATCACGCAGTTCCTCGCGACCGACCCGCCGCCGCTCCGGATCGTCGAGCAGGCGTGGCTCGAATGCCTGTCGCGTCTCCCCACCGACGGCGAGCGGAAGAGCTTCGAGGAGCTGCTCGCCGCGGCCCCCGCCGAGGAGCGGCGCGCGGTGGTCGAAGACCTCTACTGGTCGCTGCTCACCAGCCGCGAATTCCTCTTCCGGCACTGATCCCGCCTGCCCCAGGTATCCCCGCTGGAGACCGGCCGATGACCGCGCCCCGCCCCCCGCACGTCGCCACCGCGCGGTCAGTCGCGTGGCTGGTCGCGCTCGTCGTCGTGGCGCCTGCTGCCCAGGCGGCCGCGCCGTCGTTCGAGCGCGACGTGGCGCCGTTGCTCCGCGCCTACTGCGCCGGCTGCCATGCCGGGGCCGACGCCGAGGGAGGCCTGTCGGTCGAGACCTTCGCGCTGTTGCGCGCCGGCGGCTCGGCCGGCAATCCGCTCGGCACGGGCGACGGCAGCGCGGCACTCGTGCTGTCGCGCCTCGCCGCCACCGGCGACGACCACATGCCGCCGGCCGGCCAGCCGCAGCCGTCGGCCGCCGAGATCGAGGCGGTGCGTGCCTGGATCGCCGCCGGCGCGCCGGGGCCGGCCGTCGACCGCTCGATCCTCGCCGAGATGGCGGTCCCCCGGCTGCCCCCCGCGCGCGGCAGCCTGCCGGTGACGGCACTGGCGCTGGGCCCCGACGGCGCCGTCGCCGTGGCCCGCGACCGGCAGGTGGAGATCCTCCGCGACGGCGGCGCGCTGCCGGTCGCCGATCCGCCGGGACGGGTGACGGCGCTGCACTTCTCCGCCGACGGCCGGCGCCTCGTCGTCGCCGGCGGGATCGCGGGGCTCACCGGATCGGCGCAGCTCCGCGATACGTCGAGCGCGGCGGTCCTGGCGACGTTCGGCCCGCACCGCGACATCCTCCACGATGCCGAGCTGTCGCCCGACGGCACGCTCGTCGCCACCGCCGGCTACGACCGGAGCGTGAAGCTGTGGCGCGCGGCCGACGGCACCCTCGTGCGGAGCATCGACGTCCACGACGGCCCGGTGTTCGACCTCGCCTGGCATCCGTCGGGCAAGGTCCTCGCCAGCGCCAGCGCCGACGAGACGGTGAAACTGTGGCGCACGGCCGACGGCGTGCGCCTCGACACACTCTCGCAGCCACAGGCCGAGGTGTTTGCCGTCGCCTTTGCCCCCGACGGCCGGCACCTGGTGGCCGCCGGCCGCGACCGGCGGATCCATGTCTGGGAAGTGGCCACGCTCGACGCTCCCGGGCTCAATCCGCCGCGCGTCTCGCGCTATGCCCACGAAAGCGCGATCGTGGCGCTCGCCCTGTCTCCCGACGGCACGCGCCTCGCGACCGGTGCCGAGGATGGCACGGCGCGGCTGTGGTCGTTTCCGGCGGTCGATCTCGTCGCCCCGTTCGTGCCCCGCGCCGACGCCGCGACGGCGATCGCCCCCCGTGCCGACGGTACGTTTCTCGCCGGCACCGCCGACGGGATCGTGGCGGCGCTGGCGGGAGATTCCGCGCCAGTGGGGCCGGGTGCTGGTCTCGCCCCCGCCGGGACGGGGGCCTCCAGTCCGGCCTCGACCCCCGCTCCCCCTGCCGATCTCGCCGCGGTCGCCGAGGCCGAGCCCAACGACTCCCCTGCCACCGCCCCTGCCGTGCCGGTCGGGGTCGTCGTCAGCGGCGTGATCGGGGCCCCGGGCGACGTTGACCTCGTCCGCTTTTCGGCCACCGCCGGGCAGGTCGTGCTCCTCGAGACGAACGCCGCACGGTCGAAGTCGCCGCTCGACTCGCGGATCGAGGTCCTCCATGCCGCCGGCCCCCGTGCCGGCGAGCCGGTGGAGCGCGTCGTGCTCCGGGCCACGCGCGACAGTTGGTTCACGTTTCGCGGCAAGGATTCGAGCCAGTCCGACGATTTCCGGCTCCACAACTGGGCCGAGATGGAGCTCGACGAGCTGCTCTACACCGGCGGCGAAGTGGTGAAGCTGTGGCTCTACCCGCGTGGCCCCGACAGTGGCTTCAAAGTCTATCCCGGCGGCGGGCCCCGCCAGACGCTGTTCGACACCACCGCCGTCACCCATGCCCTCGGCGAGCCGGCATGGATCGTCGAGGCGCTCCCAGCCGGCGCCCGCCCCGCCCCCAACGGCCTGCCGGTGTTCCGCCTCGTCTACGACAACGACGACGCCGCCAACCGGCGCCTCGGCACCGACTCGCAGCTCCTGTTCACGGCGCCGGCCGACGGCGACTACCTCGCCCGGGTCAGCGACGTCCGGTCGTTCGGCGGTCCCGACCACCGCTACGCCCTGTCGGTCCGCGCCCCGCGCCCCGATTTCACCGTCGCCATCGGCGGGATGAATCCCAAGGTGAGTCCGGGGAGCGCCCGCGAGGTGGCGTTTACCGTGACGCGCGACGAAGGGTTTGACGGGGCGGTGCGGATCGCGGTCGCCGACCTGCCCCCCGGATTCACGCTCCCCGGGCCGATCGAGATCGAGGCCGGGCAGGAGCGGGCCATCGGCGTGCTCGCCGCCGCCGCCGCCGCGGTCGCTCCAGACGAGGCACTCGACAAGGCGGTCCGCGTCACGGCCACGGCCACGATTCTTGGCCGCGAGGTTGCCAAGGAGCTCGGCGCGCTCGGCGACATCCAGCTTGCCGACGCGCCGAAGCTCGCCGTCGAGATCCTCGACGCGGCTGGCCGCGGGCGCGCCGCGCCAGACGAGGCGATCCTGTTTTCGATCCGTCCCGGCACGACGCTGTCGGCGAAGGTCCGCGCCGTGCGCCACGCCTTCGACGGCCGGATCGAGCTCGGCGGCGACGACTCCGGCCGCAATCTCCCCCACGGCTGTTTCGTCGACAACATCGGCCTCAACGGCCTGCTGATCGTCGAGGGGCAGACGGAGCGCGAGTTTTTCATCACGGCCAGTCCGGTGGCCAAGCCGGGGCGGCGCCTGTTCCATCTCCGCGCCACGGCCGACGGCGGCCAGTGCTCGCTGCCGGCGGTGATCGAGGTCCTGCCCCGTGAGACCGCCATCGCCGAGCGCTGACGGCCAGCTGCTATAGCGCCGTGCGACGGCCCGTGACAAAGCTTTCGCGGCCTCTGTCCCCCGTGCCGACGGATCGACAGACGCAAGGATGATGCCTGGCTGTCCTTTTTCCTCTCACTCCGCTCCTTCCGGGTGCATCATCCTGCTCGGCCGGTGGCCTACGGCGTTGACGGTGCCTATACCCCCGTATATCATTTTTCTCATGTCTACCGCCGAAAAGCGACGCCTGACGCCCGCGGAATATCTCGCCATCGAGGTGGCGAGCGAGCGGCGGCACGAGTATCTGGCCGGCGAGATGTTCGCCATGAGCGGCGGCTCATACTGGCACAATCTCGTCAAGGACAACCTTGCCCATGCGATCCGCAACCGCCTGGCCGGCCGCGGCTGCACAGTGCTGACGAGCGACCAGCGGGTCAAGGTGGACGCCACAGGGTTGTATACCTATCCCGATGTCGTCGTGTTCTGCGGCAAGCCGGTCTTCGAGGATGGCGTTCACTACTCGGCCACCAATCCGCTCGTGCTGGCGGAGGTGCTCTCCGACTCCACCGAGAAGTACGACCGGGGCGTGAAGTTCGGCCATTACCGGCAGCTGCCGAGCGTCGAGGAGTATCTCGTGCTGGCCCAGGATCGTGTCTCGGTGGAGCGGTTTCGGCGGCAGGGGGGGGGCGATCGGGGCTCCTGGCTGCTGACCGCGGTCGCCGATCCGGCGG is drawn from Planctomycetota bacterium and contains these coding sequences:
- a CDS encoding class I SAM-dependent methyltransferase — its product is MVCGDGDVEQEWRRLAFCRPQIEDLFVNLAAGRVAGRSGRPFTDPATLSSVNTLAILRGLADDLRPEATLEVGLALGASALALAGSLADRGVRPAGQHLAIDPFQRAAFDDVGRLSVERAGLAPYVEVIEEPSALVLPRLVAAGRRFGIVYVDGSHLFENVFVDCYYAVRLLGSGGVLVMDDAPHPHVAPVVRFLRRSWREALEPLDLWRYRAAGGGKLARARYRLAGLIGKTQVVAFRRTAAALRGEEAARGAV
- a CDS encoding DUF1501 domain-containing protein: MFELLCGGFDRALLCGRGRTRRDLLQAGALAAVGLSLPQYARAAAEGRVRPGHEKRSCIMIFNLGGPSQLDLWDMKPDAAAEIRGPFAPIRTASDAFEISELLPKHAAIADRFSLVRSCHHDGAAVHDAGWQMMQTGRRFTGGINSPHAGSVASYLLGRRSDLPPFVVLPQLMGRGGGNLPNGQAGGFLGKAHDPFALMADPSQPEFRVPDLLPPDQFAGARLDRRRKMRDMVEASAAAFEASEDARLLDDNFHAAWRIMTSQAAREAFELSREPPEVRERYGMNRFGQCCLLARRLVESGVRFVTINTFLTVFDEITWDIHGSKPFTSIAGMKEIVCPMYDQAYSALIEDLAQRGLLGDTLVAGLAEFGRTPKVNPAGGRDHWPQCFTCSFAGGGVQGGRVVGASDAIGGFPAERPVRPGDIVATIFHSLGLDHGGILPGPAGRPFALTDFGTEPIRELFS
- a CDS encoding DUF1553 domain-containing protein, which gives rise to MRPRLLSLAVLVAAVARTAPGGDVAPPSFTLDVVPILSKAGCNGGGCHGALAGKGGLRLSLFGYDPAADHRAITRDALGRRVDRADPGASLLLAKPTTAVAHKGGRRLDPDGPDYALLAAWIGAGGPGPDPGERRLTAIEVSPAEASLAPGTTAPLTVTATYSDGSRRDVTPHTRFAATDEAVATVDPAGSVTVVGPGAGGVTAWYSSRVAVARIVAPFAHDVPAAVFAAAPRANVIDELVLEQLAALHLEPSPACDDATFVRRAFVDTIGRLPTPEEVRRFLADTAPGKHERLVELLLARPEFVDYWAWKWSDLLLVTGSKLRPPAVAAYHRWIRDRVADGTPWDEFARRVVTAKGSSAVDGATNFFAVHQDPEAMAENVSQAFLGLSIGCAKCHDHPLEKWTNDQYYAFANLFARVRAKGWGGDARNGDGQRTLYVESSGDLIQPRTGRPQPPAPLDGTPLPADFTGDRREALAAWLTSPDNPSFTRAIVNRVWANFFSVGLVEPVDDLRATNPAANEKLLSALADHLVAHRYDLKALMRLILASHTYRRSAVALPTNAGDRRSFARAYPRRLAAEVLADAIADVTGVRDAFTEIALNDGSTEKTTAYGADTRALQVADAAVKSPFLATFGRNPRDITCECERSNQPSLVQVLALSNGAAINDKLAAKGGRITQFLATDPPPLRIVEQAWLECLSRLPTDGERKSFEELLAAAPAEERRAVVEDLYWSLLTSREFLFRH
- a CDS encoding Uma2 family endonuclease, translating into MSTAEKRRLTPAEYLAIEVASERRHEYLAGEMFAMSGGSYWHNLVKDNLAHAIRNRLAGRGCTVLTSDQRVKVDATGLYTYPDVVVFCGKPVFEDGVHYSATNPLVLAEVLSDSTEKYDRGVKFGHYRQLPSVEEYLVLAQDRVSVERFRRQGGGDRGSWLLTAVADPAGLVEFESLGIAVPVAEIYAGVEFPAAG